A genomic window from Oceanispirochaeta sp. includes:
- the lysA gene encoding diaminopimelate decarboxylase encodes MNQKTMPFSKSDLERICQDHQTPFHIYDKTAIMKNARAINQAFSWVPGGYTNFFAVKALPNPHIIKMLATLGMGADCSSLPELILAEKAGLKGEEIIFTSNDTPMEEYEKALDLGAIINLDDITHLDYLKEGPGLPQLICFRYNPGPLKKGNAIIGSPEEAKYGFTREQLKEGYKKAASYGVKRFGLHTMVASNELNSSYFVETAVLLIDLVNEISQECGITFEFINLGGGIGIPYKPEDSPVDIPFIATESEKAYREKLRGTVHDGKLRVLMECGRVITGPYGYLVTKAIHKKNTYKNYIGVDACMADLMRPGMYGAYHHISIPGKESYPSDQVYDVAGSLCENNDKFAIDRKLPVIETGDYIVIHDTGAHGHAMGFNYNGKLRHAEYLLNEDKTVRQIRRKETIEDYFATLDFSDL; translated from the coding sequence ATGAACCAAAAAACAATGCCCTTTTCAAAAAGTGATCTGGAACGGATTTGCCAAGACCATCAGACCCCTTTTCATATATATGATAAAACAGCCATTATGAAAAATGCCAGAGCCATAAATCAGGCGTTTTCCTGGGTCCCCGGTGGTTACACAAACTTTTTTGCCGTCAAGGCACTTCCCAATCCTCATATCATTAAAATGCTCGCCACACTGGGGATGGGAGCGGATTGCTCATCTCTTCCTGAGCTGATTCTTGCAGAAAAAGCAGGTCTAAAGGGTGAAGAAATAATTTTCACCTCCAATGACACACCCATGGAAGAGTATGAAAAGGCCCTTGATCTGGGTGCCATCATCAACCTGGACGACATAACCCATCTGGACTACCTCAAAGAAGGTCCAGGACTTCCCCAGCTGATCTGTTTCCGCTATAATCCCGGTCCATTAAAAAAAGGAAATGCCATCATCGGTTCTCCCGAAGAGGCCAAATATGGCTTTACACGAGAACAGTTGAAGGAGGGGTACAAAAAAGCAGCATCCTATGGTGTGAAACGTTTCGGACTCCATACAATGGTTGCCTCAAACGAACTGAATTCCTCATATTTTGTAGAAACTGCTGTTCTTCTGATCGATCTGGTGAATGAAATATCCCAGGAGTGTGGAATCACCTTCGAGTTCATCAATTTAGGCGGAGGAATCGGAATCCCCTACAAACCCGAAGACTCTCCCGTAGACATTCCCTTCATTGCCACAGAGAGTGAGAAAGCCTACCGTGAAAAACTCAGAGGAACTGTTCATGATGGGAAACTGAGGGTTCTGATGGAGTGCGGACGAGTGATTACGGGACCCTACGGTTACCTTGTAACAAAAGCCATTCATAAGAAAAATACTTATAAAAACTATATCGGTGTCGATGCCTGTATGGCAGACCTGATGAGACCCGGCATGTACGGTGCCTACCACCACATCAGCATTCCCGGAAAGGAATCATATCCGAGTGATCAGGTTTATGATGTGGCGGGATCTCTGTGTGAGAATAATGATAAATTCGCCATTGATAGAAAGCTTCCCGTCATTGAAACAGGAGACTACATCGTGATTCATGATACGGGTGCCCACGGCCATGCCATGGGATTCAACTATAATGGAAAACTCAGACATGCAGAGTACCTTCTGAATGAAGACAAAACAGTCCGGCAAATCAGAAGAAAAGAAACCATCGAGGATTACTTTGCGACCCTGGACTTTTCAGATCTGTAA